A stretch of the Marinobacter sp. JH2 genome encodes the following:
- a CDS encoding PilZ domain-containing protein — protein MKPLDAKPNLRNQQRVDVSSAISLEKANGWELQCEIANISRTGVMIQCDAQTAKALIPNMLPPVPKNPIQLTARFSVPVLPAQPVTIVAESHVVHIRRIARDQFHIGLQFNSIEGNGFVYIDQYIGKLFDESRQN, from the coding sequence ATGAAGCCTCTCGATGCAAAACCTAATTTAAGAAATCAGCAACGGGTAGACGTGTCTTCAGCGATCAGTCTCGAAAAAGCAAACGGTTGGGAACTTCAGTGCGAAATCGCCAATATTTCTCGCACCGGCGTCATGATTCAGTGTGATGCGCAAACCGCCAAAGCTTTGATCCCCAATATGCTACCACCCGTGCCCAAGAACCCCATTCAACTCACAGCCCGTTTCTCGGTGCCTGTCCTACCGGCTCAACCAGTCACCATTGTGGCCGAGAGCCACGTCGTTCATATCCGTCGTATCGCCCGCGATCAATTTCATATCGGCCTGCAGTTCAATAGCATTGAAGGCAACGGCTTTGTTTACATAGACCAATACATCGGAAAACTTTTCGACGAGTCCCGGCAAAACTAA
- the cysN gene encoding sulfate adenylyltransferase subunit CysN, with protein sequence MSHQSELIADDILSYLKQHENKELLRLLTCGSVDDGKSTLIGRLLHDTKMIYEDHMATLKTDSAKMGTTGEKLDLALLVDGLQAEREQGITIDVAYRYFSTDKRKFIIADTPGHEQYTRNMATGASTAQLAILMIDARHGVMTQTRRHSFIASLQGIRHIVVAVNKMDLVDFSEERFNEIREEYLAFATKLGLKDIRFVPLSALDGDNVVNRSENTPWFSGQPLMEILETVEVSRDKNLEHFRFPVQYVTRPNLNFRGFCGTIASGVIRPGETVMVLPSRRTSKVKEIVTFDGNLDEAYIDQAVTLTLEDEIDISRGDMLVKADDEPEVANRFNANIVWMTDAPLETGRLYDIKLGPTFTSGTVKKIHHQTDVNSLEQNPNPSQLQLNEIGLCELTLNQPIAFDAYQRNHATGSFIVIDRLTNVTVGAGMIAGLADGLESLAPVTAEERERRLAQKPTIIACNGKQAPALALAVERALFDQGRTAVVVSEENAGDADERRRVSQLLTAHGLIAVTVNLGTDIANTSVTADREAEIAEAVSGLLRAL encoded by the coding sequence ATGTCACACCAGTCTGAATTGATCGCCGACGATATTCTGTCGTACCTGAAACAGCACGAAAACAAAGAACTGCTTCGCTTGTTGACCTGCGGCAGCGTTGATGACGGCAAAAGCACCCTGATTGGCCGTTTGCTGCACGACACCAAGATGATCTATGAAGATCACATGGCCACCCTGAAAACCGACAGCGCCAAGATGGGCACCACCGGTGAAAAACTGGATTTGGCCCTTTTGGTGGATGGTTTGCAGGCCGAGCGTGAGCAAGGCATCACCATTGATGTGGCCTACCGCTATTTCAGCACCGACAAGCGCAAGTTCATCATTGCCGATACCCCCGGCCATGAGCAGTACACGCGCAATATGGCCACCGGCGCGTCAACTGCCCAGCTGGCGATTCTTATGATCGACGCCCGCCACGGTGTGATGACGCAAACTCGTCGTCACTCGTTCATCGCCTCGCTGCAGGGCATTCGCCACATTGTGGTGGCGGTGAACAAGATGGACCTGGTAGATTTCAGCGAAGAGCGCTTCAACGAAATTCGCGAAGAGTACTTGGCATTTGCCACCAAACTGGGCCTTAAAGACATTCGCTTTGTGCCTCTGTCGGCGCTTGATGGCGATAACGTCGTGAACCGGAGCGAGAACACGCCTTGGTTTAGCGGCCAGCCTTTGATGGAAATCCTTGAAACCGTTGAGGTGTCGCGAGACAAGAACCTGGAGCATTTCCGTTTCCCGGTGCAGTACGTCACTCGCCCCAACCTCAACTTCCGTGGCTTCTGCGGCACCATCGCTTCTGGCGTGATCCGTCCGGGCGAAACCGTGATGGTCCTACCCTCGCGCCGCACCAGCAAGGTCAAAGAAATCGTCACCTTTGACGGCAATCTCGATGAAGCCTACATCGATCAGGCCGTTACTCTGACTCTGGAAGACGAGATCGATATCAGCCGTGGCGACATGCTGGTGAAAGCGGATGACGAACCGGAGGTGGCGAATCGCTTTAACGCCAACATCGTGTGGATGACAGACGCTCCGCTGGAAACCGGTCGCCTATACGACATCAAACTCGGGCCGACATTTACCTCCGGGACGGTGAAGAAGATTCACCATCAGACCGATGTAAACTCGCTGGAGCAGAACCCGAACCCGAGCCAGTTGCAGCTCAACGAAATCGGCTTATGCGAACTGACCCTGAACCAGCCCATTGCGTTTGATGCGTATCAGCGCAATCACGCCACTGGCAGCTTCATTGTCATCGATCGCCTGACCAACGTTACAGTGGGCGCGGGTATGATCGCTGGTTTGGCCGATGGCCTTGAGTCGCTTGCCCCGGTCACCGCAGAAGAACGCGAGCGCCGCTTGGCTCAGAAGCCGACGATCATTGCCTGTAATGGCAAGCAAGCCCCGGCTTTGGCCTTGGCGGTCGAGCGTGCTTTGTTTGATCAAGGGCGGACGGCTGTGGTGGTTTCGGAAGAAAATGCCGGTGATGCGGATGAGCGTCGTCGCGTTTCGCAGTTGCTTACTGCTCACGGGCTAATTGCCGTGACTGTGAATTTGGGCACTGACATTGCTAATACCAGCGTGACTGCTGATCGCGAAGCGGAGATTGCTGAGGCGGTTTCTGGATTACTTCGGGCATTATGA
- the cysD gene encoding sulfate adenylyltransferase subunit CysD, translating to MNMTTYNLTHLKQLEAESIHIIREVAAEFDNPVMLYSVGKDSAVMLHLALKAFYPGKPPFPLMHVDTTWKFREMIEFRDKQVSRYGLDLIVHTNQEGVDQGIGPFTHGSAKHTDMMKTQALKQALDKYKFDAAFGGARRDEEKSRAKERVYSFRDEHHRWDPKNQRPELWNTYNGKVNKGESIRVFPLSNWTELDIWQYIYLENIDIVPLYYSAVRPVVERDGTLIMVDDDRMPLNEDEKPMMKSVRFRTLGCYPLTGAIESEADTLPEIIQEMLLATSSERQGRVIDHDSAGSMEQKKREGYF from the coding sequence ATGAACATGACCACATACAACCTCACCCATCTGAAACAGCTGGAAGCCGAGAGCATCCACATAATCCGAGAAGTGGCGGCCGAGTTTGATAACCCGGTCATGCTTTATTCCGTCGGCAAAGACTCGGCCGTGATGCTGCATTTGGCGCTAAAAGCCTTCTATCCGGGTAAGCCACCCTTCCCCCTGATGCATGTTGACACCACCTGGAAATTCCGGGAGATGATCGAGTTTCGTGATAAACAGGTGAGCCGCTACGGGTTGGACCTGATCGTGCACACTAACCAAGAAGGTGTAGATCAAGGCATCGGGCCGTTTACCCATGGCAGCGCGAAACACACGGACATGATGAAAACCCAGGCCCTGAAACAGGCACTGGACAAGTACAAGTTCGACGCAGCCTTTGGCGGCGCACGCCGGGACGAAGAGAAATCCCGAGCCAAGGAACGCGTGTATTCGTTCCGGGACGAGCACCACCGCTGGGATCCGAAAAACCAGCGCCCCGAACTTTGGAATACCTACAACGGCAAGGTGAACAAGGGCGAAAGCATTCGCGTATTCCCGCTTTCAAACTGGACCGAGCTGGATATCTGGCAATACATCTATCTGGAGAACATCGACATCGTTCCCCTGTACTACTCGGCCGTGCGCCCGGTTGTCGAGCGCGATGGCACGTTGATCATGGTGGATGACGACCGCATGCCTTTGAATGAAGATGAAAAACCGATGATGAAGTCGGTGCGCTTCCGTACGTTGGGCTGTTACCCCCTGACCGGCGCCATCGAATCTGAAGCAGATACTCTGCCGGAAATCATTCAAGAAATGCTGCTGGCCACCAGCTCCGAACGCCAGGGGCGGGTCATTGACCACGACTCAGCCGGCTCCATGGAACAGAAAAAGCGGGAAGGGTACTTCTAA